In Flavobacteriaceae bacterium, the following proteins share a genomic window:
- a CDS encoding RNA polymerase sigma factor, whose translation MLEQNFKKTFLPLMDQWFRFSLAMVGSKEEAEDIVQEVLIKLWKRKRQMNDVKNIKAYSLQMVKNLSYDKMKKRKPVLSLEKYDYDSSLYTIEDKIFAKDEVVLIKNLIDKLTIRQKEIFVLKDIEGLSYDEVVEITNLDIRNVRATLSMARKRIKDLYAKIVSDGK comes from the coding sequence ATGCTTGAACAAAATTTTAAAAAAACTTTTTTACCACTAATGGATCAATGGTTTAGATTTTCATTAGCTATGGTTGGTAGTAAAGAAGAAGCAGAAGATATTGTTCAAGAAGTACTTATTAAATTATGGAAGAGAAAACGGCAAATGAATGATGTCAAGAATATTAAGGCCTATAGTTTACAGATGGTAAAAAATCTGTCATATGATAAAATGAAAAAAAGAAAACCTGTACTCTCTCTAGAAAAGTATGATTATGATTCAAGCTTATATACTATAGAAGATAAAATTTTTGCTAAGGATGAAGTAGTTCTTATCAAAAATCTTATTGATAAGCTCACTATTAGACAGAAAGAGATTTTTGTATTAAAAGATATTGAAGGACTTAGTTATGACGAGGTTGTTGAAATCACAAATTTAGATATTCGAAATGTAAGAGCAACACTTTCTATGGCCAGAAAAAGAATAAAGGATTTATATGCCAAAATTGTATCAGATGGAAAATAA
- a CDS encoding class A beta-lactamase-related serine hydrolase — protein sequence MNLKYILLLFIILSMKGLNAQNARLDSLNTYLDTVDKFGFSGQVLVEQNGKVIINRAFGQLSENSSQNITDETLFGIASVSKQFTAAAICLLAQREKLKFDDSLGEFFSGVPNDKSNITIHQLLTHTSGLQGGDLIRDFENISKKEMLSRILSSQMKEKPGEKWRYSNIGYNVLAFIIEKVTGVSYEEFLTKEIFNPLNMLHTRIIGGKYSWEGLTAANAINGSTDVGSPMQWKYNMRTLGSGNIASTVSDLHKWNTALQNFTLLNKELTERLFYPHTQIQGTEFYGYGWFVFKDENAKTKLIEHGGDYEKGFNGVIYKYLEKDVTIFILSNKYEPFGANLSSRWAIFYAIRNYLTKEVNKLPYINKTISNTKNPDVLGNYKNKNHSSSIIISKTQNSDYSLEFEGLDVTNEIFQVPDSIKQLSQNAIDKTNHLVNELVWGNLEAYKKVIERPDRWDITFAQEWRDIIKTNGEIISFKMIAAIPNFYNDGVKCIVKLFHERGTSSMTFSWMDYGRDKLYETIPNDDIKLNRVMQKTKSGTWVIYDLFTKKWLEILVDIPNRNIRIGPLLLEKQQLKL from the coding sequence ATGAATTTAAAATATATACTATTGCTATTCATTATTCTTTCAATGAAAGGGTTAAATGCTCAAAATGCTAGATTAGATTCACTTAATACTTACTTAGATACTGTAGACAAATTTGGGTTTTCGGGGCAAGTTCTAGTTGAACAGAACGGGAAAGTAATTATAAACAGAGCTTTTGGACAATTATCAGAGAATTCTTCTCAAAACATAACAGATGAAACTCTTTTTGGAATCGCTTCTGTTTCAAAACAATTTACAGCTGCAGCTATTTGTTTATTAGCTCAACGTGAAAAATTAAAATTTGATGATTCATTGGGCGAATTCTTTTCAGGAGTTCCTAATGATAAATCTAATATAACTATTCATCAATTACTAACACATACTTCTGGATTACAGGGTGGTGATCTCATTAGAGATTTTGAAAATATTTCTAAAAAAGAGATGTTGAGTAGAATATTATCATCACAAATGAAAGAGAAACCTGGAGAAAAATGGAGGTATTCTAATATAGGGTATAATGTACTGGCTTTTATTATCGAAAAAGTGACTGGTGTGTCTTATGAAGAATTTCTTACTAAAGAGATATTCAATCCATTAAATATGTTACATACCAGAATTATTGGTGGTAAATATTCATGGGAAGGACTAACGGCTGCAAATGCGATAAATGGATCTACTGATGTAGGTTCACCCATGCAATGGAAATATAATATGAGAACTCTTGGAAGCGGTAATATTGCTTCCACAGTTAGTGACCTCCATAAATGGAATACAGCTTTGCAAAATTTTACCTTATTAAATAAAGAACTCACAGAACGCTTATTTTATCCACATACTCAAATACAAGGCACTGAATTTTATGGCTATGGCTGGTTTGTTTTTAAAGATGAAAATGCGAAAACAAAACTAATAGAACACGGTGGAGATTATGAAAAAGGGTTTAATGGGGTTATTTATAAATATCTAGAGAAAGATGTAACTATATTTATATTAAGCAATAAGTATGAGCCTTTTGGCGCAAATCTCTCTTCAAGGTGGGCGATATTTTATGCTATAAGAAATTATCTCACTAAAGAGGTAAATAAGTTGCCTTATATTAATAAGACTATTTCAAATACAAAAAACCCAGATGTTTTAGGAAATTATAAAAATAAGAATCATTCTTCTTCTATTATTATTTCCAAAACTCAGAATAGTGATTATAGTTTAGAATTTGAAGGTTTGGATGTTACCAATGAAATCTTTCAAGTGCCAGATTCTATAAAACAACTATCTCAAAATGCAATAGACAAAACCAACCATTTAGTAAATGAATTGGTTTGGGGGAATTTAGAAGCATATAAAAAAGTTATTGAAAGACCAGATCGTTGGGATATTACTTTTGCTCAAGAATGGAGGGATATCATAAAAACAAATGGAGAAATAATTTCTTTTAAAATGATAGCAGCTATACCAAATTTTTATAATGACGGCGTAAAATGTATAGTAAAACTTTTTCATGAAAGGGGAACATCTTCTATGACCTTTTCCTGGATGGATTATGGTAGAGATAAGTTATACGAAACAATTCCTAATGATGACATTAAACTAAATAGAGTTATGCAAAAAACAAAATCTGGAACATGGGTAATTTATGATTTGTTTACTAAAAAATGGTTAGAAATACTTGTTGATATACCAAATAGAAATATAAGAATAGGCCCTCTACTTCTAGAAAAACAACAACTCAAACTCTAG
- a CDS encoding DNA-binding response regulator has protein sequence MNVLIVEDEEIISKRIERFVREILGSKLISLTVKNNLEEAIYFIESTKINLLLLDLNLNNKSGFEVLNRFLSESFQTIIISAYEHNAITAFEYGVIDFIPKPFNKERLEKAFYRLFKRENFAEPTLKYLMIKKRGVVNPVQLNDILFLKGAGVYTELHLKNGHRELHSKSLENISLILPETYERIHKSYIVSKNNVLKLVIHPGGKYEILLTDNSRVPLGRSKYNYIKQKWFSELNK, from the coding sequence ATGAACGTATTGATTGTTGAAGATGAAGAAATCATTTCAAAACGAATCGAAAGGTTTGTTAGAGAGATTCTAGGAAGTAAACTAATTTCCTTAACAGTAAAAAATAACTTAGAAGAAGCTATTTATTTTATTGAAAGCACTAAAATAAATTTATTACTACTTGATTTAAATTTAAATAACAAAAGTGGTTTTGAAGTTTTAAATAGGTTTTTAAGTGAAAGCTTTCAAACCATTATTATTTCTGCATATGAGCACAATGCAATTACAGCGTTTGAGTATGGTGTAATAGATTTTATTCCTAAGCCTTTTAATAAAGAGCGATTAGAAAAAGCATTTTACAGATTATTTAAACGTGAAAATTTTGCTGAACCAACACTTAAATATTTAATGATAAAGAAAAGAGGTGTTGTCAACCCTGTTCAATTAAACGATATACTTTTTTTAAAAGGCGCTGGAGTTTATACAGAATTACATCTAAAAAATGGACATAGAGAATTACACTCTAAATCATTAGAGAATATTTCGTTGATTTTACCTGAAACATATGAACGCATACATAAATCTTATATTGTAAGTAAGAATAATGTATTAAAATTAGTTATTCATCCTGGAGGGAAATACGAAATCCTGTTGACGGATAATTCAAGGGTACCTTTGGGAAGATCTAAATATAACTATATCAAACAAAAGTGGTTCTCTGAATTGAACAAATAA
- a CDS encoding alpha/beta hydrolase, protein MNKKNILFSLCIGTFTFLNAQTYVGEIQFLNRFEYVKLSCKDGVCEFSVPYVDGDKKFPVSGNPIDVINTRWEVDRGIEDWKFTTELKDNKIRGKLYTTSGIQNITLTEQLEGISKNILNHYNGVYQDEDGLNLIIYDRFDFLHIISPYSEETMSLKPIGENRFWSISGEKSTFKDFSKNTYNTIEVTNRKGLKKILKRTLGYKVQEKWIPIKKDTLYAKLYMPISDKKVPACLVLPGGGATGIDNYEFEAMLFAANGMASLVFDKSGNGKSKGPGNFQLQSFEEKNIQYIQLFNYLKKHPQVNSNKVGVHGPSEGGRLSLLMAIDLKDQISFVNAIAAPLMTMKEGQFYAMDQHHRLLGISEIENMDIQGIWSIYYQGIIDGKIDEDIIGQISNYSKKNNRLFLPPPSTVIPSSPTKEDLLNERVVNEANQITCPVFLQYGENDQRVNATKSLMNFYPRITNKDLIQTKFYPRASHSLMTPEFKISPGYLQDKIKWLKKIHIL, encoded by the coding sequence ATGAACAAAAAAAATATACTATTCTCTCTATGTATAGGCACTTTCACCTTTCTAAATGCTCAAACATATGTAGGTGAAATACAATTTTTAAATCGGTTTGAATACGTGAAATTATCTTGTAAAGATGGCGTATGTGAATTTTCTGTGCCCTATGTCGATGGCGACAAAAAATTTCCAGTTTCAGGCAATCCGATAGATGTTATTAATACAAGATGGGAAGTTGATAGAGGTATTGAAGATTGGAAATTTACTACAGAACTAAAGGATAATAAGATCAGAGGTAAATTATATACTACTTCAGGAATTCAAAATATCACTTTAACAGAACAATTAGAAGGTATTAGTAAAAATATATTAAACCATTATAATGGTGTATATCAGGATGAAGACGGATTAAATTTAATTATTTATGATCGTTTTGATTTCCTTCATATAATATCACCATATTCTGAAGAAACCATGTCTTTAAAACCAATTGGTGAAAATAGATTTTGGAGTATTTCTGGTGAAAAATCCACGTTCAAAGATTTTAGTAAGAATACATACAATACTATAGAAGTTACAAATAGAAAAGGTTTAAAAAAGATTTTAAAACGAACCTTAGGCTACAAAGTACAAGAAAAATGGATTCCTATAAAAAAAGACACACTTTATGCCAAATTATATATGCCTATAAGTGATAAAAAAGTCCCTGCTTGTTTAGTTTTACCTGGAGGAGGAGCTACAGGAATTGACAATTATGAATTTGAAGCCATGTTGTTTGCTGCTAATGGTATGGCGAGTTTAGTCTTTGATAAATCTGGCAATGGTAAATCTAAGGGGCCAGGTAATTTTCAACTTCAATCATTTGAAGAAAAAAATATACAATACATACAATTATTCAATTATTTAAAAAAACATCCTCAAGTTAATTCTAATAAAGTTGGAGTTCATGGCCCTAGTGAAGGAGGTAGATTATCTTTATTAATGGCTATAGATTTAAAAGATCAAATATCTTTTGTAAATGCTATAGCTGCACCATTAATGACAATGAAAGAAGGGCAGTTTTATGCTATGGATCAACATCATAGGCTCTTAGGAATCTCTGAAATAGAAAATATGGATATTCAAGGAATTTGGTCAATTTATTATCAAGGCATCATCGATGGAAAAATAGATGAAGATATTATAGGCCAGATAAGTAATTATTCTAAAAAGAATAATCGATTATTCCTTCCTCCTCCTTCTACTGTAATACCCAGTTCCCCAACTAAAGAAGATTTGTTAAATGAAAGGGTTGTTAACGAAGCAAATCAGATAACTTGCCCAGTTTTTTTACAATATGGTGAAAACGATCAGCGTGTAAATGCAACTAAAAGCTTAATGAATTTTTACCCAAGAATTACTAATAAAGATTTAATTCAGACTAAGTTTTATCCTCGAGCTTCTCATTCTTTAATGACACCAGAATTTAAAATTAGCCCTGGTTATCTTCAAGATAAAATCAAATGGTTAAAAAAAATACACATTCTTTAA
- a CDS encoding GntR family transcriptional regulator: MMKKIIFKDEVKKILLEHILTGSIKPGERISLPTIAKELELSVTPIREALTQLSETGIITYIANRGFFVIELSIKEAKEIYDLMAVLEGNAVKKSLYNDQQIKELRMINSAFVKAKSAIEMLDYDRQFHQKLIETYTNESAIKIIENLRVRISLYDYAFWNEGQKMTSITMHEKIISLLASNDITSAVTLVEDNWIQGVHYIINKLEKNQSK, from the coding sequence ATGATGAAGAAAATAATTTTTAAAGATGAGGTCAAAAAAATCCTCTTAGAGCATATCCTCACAGGTAGTATAAAACCAGGTGAACGCATTTCACTTCCTACAATAGCTAAAGAACTAGAGTTAAGTGTAACACCAATTCGTGAAGCCTTAACCCAACTATCTGAAACTGGAATTATTACTTACATCGCCAACAGAGGTTTTTTTGTTATTGAACTGTCTATAAAAGAAGCTAAAGAGATTTATGACTTGATGGCTGTTCTAGAAGGCAATGCTGTAAAAAAATCACTTTACAATGATCAACAAATAAAAGAACTGAGAATGATCAATTCAGCATTTGTAAAGGCCAAAAGTGCCATAGAAATGTTGGATTATGATAGGCAATTTCATCAAAAGCTTATTGAAACTTATACAAACGAATCGGCTATTAAAATAATTGAAAACTTAAGAGTAAGAATTAGCTTGTATGATTATGCCTTTTGGAATGAAGGTCAAAAAATGACATCTATAACGATGCATGAAAAGATCATTAGCCTTTTAGCTTCTAATGACATTACATCTGCGGTAACTCTTGTTGAAGACAATTGGATACAAGGTGTTCATTACATTATTAATAAGCTTGAAAAAAATCAATCAAAATAA
- a CDS encoding DUF4375 domain-containing protein has product MKIIIGIIIAIGLLFVYLNKKKQNATESTSENTKPTTFYSLNDGNQSELLISMEIPQTWLDSTKTKYDWNEFDEYDNRMWEYMYKFFDETVAKSGIEDYNELWNKLTREQKIFWAFLSFNGDTDNGGVYQFIFNRPEFIVAVAETWDELKMTELETDYENVLKELTGKSSKISELKAVFNDESKDWKKRWDSFEDGYKELKSTEKIEEYYYDKEFKKKLYKQVADLIENNIDKFATITK; this is encoded by the coding sequence ATGAAAATAATAATCGGAATAATTATAGCAATCGGACTTTTGTTTGTTTACCTAAATAAAAAGAAACAAAATGCGACAGAATCTACATCTGAAAACACAAAACCAACTACTTTCTATTCATTAAATGACGGAAACCAAAGTGAATTACTTATTTCAATGGAAATTCCTCAAACGTGGCTTGATTCAACAAAGACTAAATATGATTGGAATGAATTTGATGAATACGACAACAGAATGTGGGAATATATGTATAAATTCTTTGACGAAACAGTTGCAAAAAGTGGAATTGAAGACTACAACGAATTATGGAACAAATTAACTCGTGAACAAAAAATATTTTGGGCTTTTTTATCATTTAATGGAGATACTGATAATGGCGGAGTTTATCAATTTATTTTCAACCGACCTGAATTTATTGTTGCAGTTGCGGAAACTTGGGACGAATTAAAAATGACGGAATTGGAAACTGACTATGAAAACGTATTGAAAGAATTAACTGGAAAATCGTCAAAAATTAGCGAACTAAAAGCAGTTTTTAATGATGAATCCAAAGATTGGAAAAAAAGATGGGATTCGTTCGAAGATGGATATAAAGAATTAAAATCGACCGAAAAGATTGAGGAATATTATTACGACAAAGAATTTAAGAAAAAACTGTACAAACAAGTTGCTGATTTAATCGAGAATAATATTGATAAATTTGCAACAATAACGAAATAA
- the mnmE gene encoding tRNA uridine-5-carboxymethylaminomethyl(34) synthesis GTPase MnmE: MINNDTIIALATPSGAGAIAIIRLSGKDAIVICESFFKSISGKVLSQQSTHTIHLGHIVNDGKVLDEVLVSIFKNPNSYTGENVIEISCHGSIYIQQEIIQLFLRNGCRIANPGEFTLRAFLNGKLDLSQAEAVADLISSDNEASHQLAIQQMRGGFSNEIKSLRDELLNFASLIELELDFAEEDVEFADREQFKSLIIRITKVLKHLIDSFAIGNVIKNGIPIAIVGEPNVGKSTLLNALLNEEKAIVSDIAGTTRDAIEDEITIGGIGFRFIDTAGIRETQDVVENIGIKKTFEKIDQSQVVILLFNAEEFKYQEERLKLEIEKLKNKYTQKPLLIIANKIDKIDKAQILNLKSQIPNVITLSAKKGIGVELLKTKLLEFVNTGALRNNDTIVTNSRHYDALLKALTEIQKVQQGMDDKLSGDLLAIDIRQALYHFGEITGEITSDDLLGNIFANFCIGK; the protein is encoded by the coding sequence ATGATAAATAACGATACAATTATAGCATTAGCTACACCTTCTGGTGCTGGAGCCATAGCTATTATCAGGCTATCTGGGAAAGATGCTATTGTAATTTGCGAATCGTTTTTTAAATCGATTAGTGGTAAAGTTCTATCTCAGCAATCTACACATACAATTCATTTAGGACATATTGTTAATGATGGTAAAGTTTTAGATGAAGTATTGGTTTCTATATTTAAAAATCCAAATTCTTATACTGGAGAAAATGTAATCGAAATTTCTTGTCATGGAAGTATATACATACAACAAGAAATTATTCAACTTTTTTTACGTAATGGATGTAGAATAGCTAACCCAGGAGAATTTACCTTACGTGCGTTTTTAAATGGAAAGTTAGATTTAAGCCAGGCAGAAGCAGTTGCAGATTTAATTTCTAGTGATAATGAAGCATCCCATCAATTGGCCATACAACAAATGAGAGGTGGTTTTAGTAATGAGATTAAATCGTTACGAGATGAGCTTTTAAATTTTGCATCACTCATAGAATTGGAATTAGATTTTGCAGAAGAAGATGTTGAGTTTGCAGATCGAGAACAATTTAAAAGTTTGATAATACGAATTACTAAAGTGCTAAAACATTTAATCGACTCGTTTGCGATTGGAAATGTGATTAAAAACGGAATACCAATTGCCATTGTTGGAGAACCTAATGTTGGGAAATCTACACTATTAAATGCCTTACTAAACGAAGAAAAAGCTATTGTTAGTGATATTGCAGGAACGACTAGAGATGCTATTGAAGATGAAATTACAATAGGAGGTATTGGTTTTCGATTTATAGATACTGCTGGGATACGGGAAACCCAAGATGTTGTAGAGAATATTGGAATTAAAAAAACATTTGAAAAAATAGATCAATCTCAAGTGGTGATCCTTTTATTTAATGCTGAAGAATTTAAATATCAAGAGGAGCGATTAAAATTAGAAATCGAGAAACTTAAAAATAAATACACTCAAAAACCTTTATTAATTATTGCTAATAAAATAGACAAGATAGATAAAGCACAGATTTTGAATCTTAAATCTCAAATTCCGAATGTGATAACATTATCTGCAAAAAAAGGAATAGGGGTAGAGCTATTAAAAACTAAACTTTTAGAATTTGTAAATACTGGCGCATTGCGAAATAATGATACTATTGTTACCAATTCCAGGCATTATGATGCTTTACTTAAAGCCTTAACCGAAATACAAAAAGTACAACAAGGTATGGATGATAAGCTTTCTGGAGATTTATTAGCAATAGATATTCGTCAAGCTCTATATCATTTTGGAGAAATCACAGGGGAAATCACTTCAGATGATTTATTAGGTAATATTTTTGCTAATTTCTGTATCGGCAAATAG
- a CDS encoding AhpC/TSA family protein gives MKKLIVVFLIISTVLSCKKEESISDNTYEINVSSKGVYNGVRAYLKLVSNNSRAQTVTDTAIVVNETFTFKGNIDNTSMRLLTINGVSSSLPIILESGVTNIEIYKDSIFASKVNGQKNNTAFSIYKSELRKKNTALNELRGKMNSARLENNNVLFEQLSQQNISLIQEGEAYPYEFILENPKLDFSLLLLENLASGIQQVDIDKFKECMQSLTSVINKNDYNRSVAIKLNIFIQNKENEAKVDIGKVAPNFTGTTPEGNTISLNDIKGKVTIIDFWAAWCAPCRKENPNVVKVYEKYHDKGLEIISVSLDGRAGQNNPKTAWVKAIENDKLNWHHISSLTYFNEPAARLYSINAIPATFILDENGVIVSKRLRGDALDQKIGELLK, from the coding sequence ATGAAAAAGTTAATTGTAGTATTCTTAATTATTAGCACTGTGCTTTCTTGTAAAAAAGAAGAGTCTATATCTGACAATACTTATGAAATAAATGTATCTTCAAAAGGAGTTTACAATGGAGTTAGAGCCTATTTAAAACTGGTTTCTAATAATAGTAGAGCACAAACAGTAACAGATACTGCTATTGTAGTGAATGAAACTTTTACATTTAAGGGCAACATTGATAATACATCTATGCGTTTATTAACTATTAATGGCGTTAGTAGTAGTTTACCCATAATTTTAGAATCGGGGGTGACAAATATTGAAATATATAAAGACAGTATATTTGCTTCTAAAGTTAATGGCCAAAAAAACAATACAGCTTTTAGTATTTATAAATCTGAATTAAGAAAAAAGAATACAGCATTAAATGAGTTAAGAGGAAAGATGAATTCTGCTAGATTAGAGAATAATAATGTGTTGTTTGAACAGTTATCTCAACAAAACATTTCTTTAATTCAAGAAGGAGAAGCTTATCCTTATGAATTTATATTGGAAAACCCTAAACTTGATTTTTCGTTATTATTATTAGAAAACTTAGCTTCTGGAATACAACAAGTAGATATTGATAAATTTAAAGAATGTATGCAAAGCTTAACTAGTGTGATTAATAAAAATGATTATAATAGAAGTGTTGCAATTAAATTAAATATTTTCATACAGAATAAAGAAAATGAAGCCAAAGTAGATATTGGTAAAGTAGCTCCTAATTTTACTGGAACAACACCAGAAGGAAATACCATCTCTTTAAATGATATTAAAGGAAAAGTTACTATTATTGATTTTTGGGCTGCATGGTGTGCACCTTGCCGAAAAGAAAATCCAAACGTGGTAAAGGTATATGAGAAGTATCACGATAAAGGTTTAGAAATTATAAGTGTATCACTCGATGGTAGAGCTGGTCAAAATAATCCTAAAACAGCCTGGGTTAAAGCTATTGAAAATGATAAGTTAAATTGGCATCATATCTCTAGTTTAACTTATTTTAATGAGCCAGCTGCTAGGTTATATAGTATAAATGCTATCCCTGCTACTTTTATTCTAGATGAAAACGGAGTAATTGTTTCTAAACGCTTAAGAGGTGATGCCTTAGATCAAAAAATAGGTGAGCTTTTAAAGTAG